Within the Oncorhynchus clarkii lewisi isolate Uvic-CL-2024 chromosome 2, UVic_Ocla_1.0, whole genome shotgun sequence genome, the region agcgttggagccggtgtagtacgattcgatcttagtcctgtggggacgatgtcatctatgcacttattgatgaagccactgactgatgtggtgtacacctcaatgccatcagaagaatcccgcaacatattccagtctgtgctatcaaaacagtcctgtagcttagcatctgcttatTCGGACCACTTTTCCATTGACTGGGTCACCGGTGCTTCGTGCTTTAgtttttacttgtaagcaggaatcaggaggatagaattattgtcagatttgccaaatggagggcgagggagagctttattcgcgtctctgtgtgtggagtaaaggtggtctacagtctaaaggtggtctcgGGCGAGCAAAGCCTTgaaacttccttagatatcgtgcaccagctgttgtttacaaatatacatagaccgccaccccttgtcttaccagaggctgctgttctttcctgccgatacagtgtataacccgccagctgtatgttattcatgtcgtcgttcagccacaaatCGGTGGAACATACGATATTACACTTTTTAATACCCTTGGGTAGGATATACGTTCTTATAGTTTGTCCACTTTATTATCCAACAATTGTACGTTGGCCAATAGTACCGATGGTAAAGGCAGGTTAACCACTCATCGCTGGAAACTTACAAGGCACCCTGACCTCCTTCTGCAATATCTCCGTCTCTTGacgggatgagggccttgtcgggtgtctggagtaaatccatCTCGTCCGCctcattaaagaaaaatgatttgtccagttcaaggtgagtaatcgctgttctgatgtccagaagctctcttcggtcataagagatggtagcagcaacataatgtacaaaataagttacaaacaatgtgaaaaaacaaacataatagcatggttggttaagagcccataaaacggcagccatcccctccggcgccatctgATAAGCACCTTTTACAACGATTGCAGCCTAGTCTTCCTTTGTTCCTTTTtcatgtctctattttaggttgaTCAGGGCGTGATTTTGGGTGGGCATTATatgttttgttcttgtgtttatatttctatgtgtttggcctggtatggttcccaatcagaggcagctgtcaatcgttgtctctgattgagaaccatacttaggtagcctgttttcccactttggtttgtgggtggttattttccgtttcagtgttttccccatacgggactgtttcggttttcctttATGCTCTTGTTCGTTTGTTTTCTGTGTTCAGTGTAAtaaatatgacgaacacttaccacgctgcatattggtctgaTATTTCATACTCCtcgacagaggaagaagaaaaccGTTAGAGCTACAAGGTTGACACATCTCTaaatggggagtttctcccgttcttctctgtagagcctcacaagctctgtcagattggatggggagcgtcgctgcacagctattttagggtttctccagagatgttagatcaggttcaagtcagggctctggctcggtcactcagggacattcagaaacttgtcacgaagccactcctgcgttgtcttggctgtctgcccagtgtcattgtactgttgaagaTGAACCATCCCCCCAGTCTGACATCCTGAgcgctttccctcgatcctgactagtctcacagtccctgccgctaaaatacatccccacagcatgatgctcttACCACCATGCTTTCCTCCAGACGTTAAatcttgaccaaggcccttctccccagattgctcagtttggctgggtggtcAGCTCTAGGTAGTcatggtgtttccaaacttcttccatttaagaattatgtaGTCCACTaagttctttgggaccttcaatgctgcatacatcttttggtacccttccccagatctgtgccttgaaacaatcctgtctcggagctctacaatcaattccttcgacctcatggcttagttttgctctgacatgcgcgatcaactgtgggaccttatatagacaggtgtgtgcctttccaaatcatgtccaatcaatttaatttaccacagatggactccaatcaagttgtagaaacatctcaaggatgatcaatggaaacaggatgcaccggatctcaatttcaagtctcatagcaaagggtctgaatacttatgtaaataaggtacttctgtTTAGTTTATAATACATGAGCAAACattgataaaaacattttttttgcctttctcattgtggggtattgtgtgtagatgtatgagttttaaaatgtatttaatccttttttagaaaaaggctgtaatgtaacaaaatgtggaaaaggctaaggggtctgaatactttccaaaggcactgtatatttcaaGGAACATGGTGTAGAGTTTAAGTGTAAGTTTTTCGGGGAAGTAACACCCGAcctaacaaataaaaaatatcacaGTCACAAAGTGTGAAGATGAAGTAAACTATTTATGACTACACGCACTTCCATTACAACTACACAAATTGAAACTGAAATTCATCTGACAGTTTACACATTACTGATACTTTATCAGGCATTGTTGCAACAAATTCCTTCGATTTCAGGCTGTGATCAGTTGCATTATTACCATGTCTTCTTGCTATTAAGTCAACATAATGTAACGGTGAAAGAATCATCACTCTTCATAAGTGGGTCTTATATGTCTCTATACTTGAAAGATTGTGGTATAAAACcatcacaaaaaaaatatattgaacaCAACCCAGTAGCCTCTAACGTTGATAATAAAGGGataacctagtcagttgcacagctgaacgcattcaaccgaaatgtgtcttctgcatttaaccctaCCCTGCATATTCTTACCCTTTGCCGGCCCcttggattcaaaccagcaaactttcggttactggcccaacactcttaactgctaggctaccttccgcccaCGTCAAGGTTGTTGTAATTAGgtgaccaaggcgcagcgtgaaaagcatacattcttcttttaatgaagaaagaacactgaacaaagtaacaaagtaacaaaacaaaccgtgaagctaatatgaaaagtgcagacaggcaactaaacatagaataagaacccacaaaatactcaaggaatatggctacctaaatatggtccccaatcagagacaacaataaacagctgcctctgattgggaaccaattcaggccaccatagacctacatatacctagacttacaaaaaccctcgatatacaaaaacccctagacaatacaaaaactaacatacccaccctagtcacaccctgacctgaccaaaataagaaagaaaacaaagataactaaggtcagggcgtgacagtccaTAATAAGTGCATTTAGCACACTATACTTACTATAGTTACTATGTCAGTTACTGCAGAATATGGCAGTACCCTTTTTGCAGCAGATCTATCATATTGGGTACAGGGCTTCATTTCTCAGACCACAGAGGGCATCAATAACAGTGAGACTATTGCCATCTTATCTCTATCCAATGCAAGGCATTCTCCATGTAATTCACATGCACATGTTTCAAACAGCCAATCTTGAAATATGTACACATTTTCTTATAGAAATCTTATAGAAACTTTCTTATGAAATAAAGCTGCATCTGAATATACAAGGCAAGGGGATTGCATTGTTGATCAAGGCTGGTTGATAGGTGTGGATTGATGGGGTTTGATGGGTTGGTTGATGTGCTTGGGTTGATTAGGgtctagatacagtacagtatggctgGGTGGTATGTGTGGATTGGTGGGGTTTGATGGGTTGGTTGATGTGTTTGGGTTGATTATGgtctagatacagtacagtatagctgGGTGGTATGCAGTACAGAGGGACTTCCTGGATTGCAGCACCAGGTTAGAGGGAGGAGTAACAGACTGGGGACATGAAGTGACAGTTCACACCCATCAGAGACTCACACAGGGCTCACAGTCAACAGGAAGagagagcacacagagagaggtaatgTGCTGATTCAGTCTTATTCTCTGCATGGATCAAAAGACAAGCTATTGAACAATGATATATTTTTGTCTCGTTACATTGAATGACTGTTAAAACTTAATTATGACTATGTAATGTATTGGTAATATTATTCATTTAGGGCTATACAGCACATTCCTTCATAAGGCTTTAAACAGCATAGGAATAAATATTTATGAATGCAGTTAAATATATGTATGAGCAATTGTGAAGAAGGAATTCATATGAACCTTGAGCATAAATGTTTCTTTGACATCCTCTCTAGGCATTACAGAAAAATACATCTTAGTTGAATAAAAGTGTTAAGAAGGTTGTTATGAATGCAACTGTAGCACTCATAAAGGTGTAATGAAATATTAATATCCAATGTGTATTGCTATATGTTGTTATTCTCACAACACCATTTCATATTGTATTTCACACTCGTCTCCTGCTCCATACcagtagacacagacagagatagtgaccatTAGacatagaggagaaagaggagagagaccccGGTGTTGTGGTTGATTCATCGAGGCAGTAGAGGCAGGATGTGGGTCCTCATCTGGGCagctctacttctctctctgacagagaGAACCACATGCCAAAGTAAGGTTCCTTATACCACTACTATTGTTAATATACATATGACACACATCCCAACAGATACTgtcacattatttttttttacaaacaagtGAAGTAGTATCAGTGCTTCTTGTATTACTCATGACTATATTCATTTCCCTCCATCAGAGAAGGCCCTTGCAGCAGCATACAACATCACCTTCAGTCCAGCAGAGATAACACCACAGACTGGACTATGTGCTGTTATTCCATGTTCGTTCACTCACCCTGATGACTTCCTTGCTAGCATAGCAATGTGGCTTAAATGCCCTGATGCACAATGTTCTATTAAAGTCGAAACGGACTCTATTTTCCACTCAATAAATTCCTCTATAGCTCAGGAGGGTTATAGAAGGCGAGTAGCACTACTGGAGACAGACCTGACAAAGAAGAACTGCAGTATGATCATCAACGACATCACTAAGACTGATGACGGAGACTATAAATTAAGACTGTCCGGAACATTGAACAGTAGAAATATAAGTCAATTTACATACCAGAAGAAACTGAAAATGGCAGTGAAAGGTACAGCATGACTATTACTGTTAGTTACAGTGACATGAGTATTACTTTAGTGTAATTTGTCATGTACACTTACTGTAACATAAGTACCTCCAATTTACAAAGCCCAAGATTTCCCCAAGTCTCCCATTTCAAAGTGTTTATTTTTCTAAACCGGTACTAGGATTTCATACTTTCTATGAGTGTATGTTTCTGCTGTTTTCTACATTGATACAAAATCCAAGTTATAGCGTGACTTAAATGTAAAGGTAAATATCTTTGAGCCGACGTGCATTTACCATGAATACGGGAACATTGCCTCTAAATGTAAATCATGCTATTGTGCGAATCTTCCACGATCCTGATTGAATTTAGGCCTCAGTCTGTGTTTCTATTTCCTACCTCCAGCTCTGACCCAGAAGCCCTCAGTGTTGACTCCTcctctgacagagggagaaccAGCGACCCTGACCTGCACCGCCCCGGGAATCTGCTCTGGAACTCCTCCTAACATCACATGGAcatggagagggacaggagacaaCATCACTGAGCTCAGAGACAACACCACTACACAAAGGAGAGAGGATCTGACCAGAGTCACAAGAACCCACTTCTCAACTTTGACCTTTACACCTTCAGCAGAGCACCACACCACCAAGGTCACGTGCCAAGTGACATTCAAAGGGAACATCACCACTGAGGAGACAGTGACTTTGAATGTGACTCGTAAGTAGCCTACATCATCTGACCTTACTTTGCACAACCCAACAGCTTGTTGTGCTTCAACAGTTATAATTCATGAACATGATAAACTGATTATATACTTTATTTTCTAGATGTGAAGGAACCCAAGATCTCTGGTAGTAACACAGTGAGAGAGGGTGATACCCTGAATCTGTCTTGCTTTGTTGACAGctacccaccaccaccatctatcaCCTGGAGTAAGAATGGGACAACAGCTTTGGAAGAGAATAACTCTGGACTGgcctctctcaccatctccaaCATGACAAGAGAACATACTGGGGAGTATGTGTGTAAAGCTCAACAACTCAACAAGACGACTCTGACAGCTTCCATTGTTGTCACTGTGATGTGTGAGTACAAACAACACAAAATAGCTTGAAACATGTTTACTTTAAATTGTCCATGATATATAtcttccccctctgtctctcgttAGACCATCCTGTGATTCTCAATGCTTCTGGGTGTGTCATCCAGGCAAAGGtcatgacctgtgtgtgtgtcagccagggGGTTCCCTTACCTCTCATAGGCTGGCTTAACACTGAGGAGTACTCCCTCACTAAATCAGTGTTGAGGTCCTCAGTGAACACCACCATCAGGATGCATGTCGGGCACCACACCAACACTACTGTGGAGTGTGTCAGCACAAATGAAgtgggcagagtgagagagaagctgCAAGTCACCCAAAAAGAGAGCCAAGGAAAGCGAGGAGGTAAAGATATAAGTTGTTACTTTGTTAGAGAGCAACAGCTTCCCTATCCCACCCAATATGTCTGCAACATAGAGGATTTATATGCTTTGAGTGAGAAAATATAATGTTATTATTTCATTTAAAAAGAAGATCAGAGGATACAAAGTATGGTGAGCAACTTCTAAAATCATACATGCTTTGTTCTCTTTATAGAGAAAGTATCTAAAGACATCTTGGCTATACTGTTGAACCCACCACCGATTGCTGCATTTGTGATTGGTGCAGCCTTCTCATCCACCACCTGTTGTATCATCCTGTGTTTGACAGGGAAATGTAAAAGGTACATGCATTCTGTTACTGAAGTACAGTTAGTGTTATATGAGTGTTGGTGATTGTCTTTAGAAATTCACATTTCCTATCAAGAGTATCAGATATATTGTCAAATGTTGCAATGCCTTGCACAATGTTATAATGGAGGTGCTTGCTAACCTCTCTAACATATAGTTATTGAGACATTTTATTTATAATATTTTCCCTAGATGCAAAGAGAGGATCCCAAAGGACTCAGACTCCAAAAGCCCTTTCACAAACCTGGAGATGGTGGCATGTGAAGACCAACAGGTGCCGTACCAGTTTCCTTCTTTTTTCAGCTTTACCAACATTCTGTTAGCATTGAcagcataaacagatctgggaccaccaGGCTAACAAGACTCCTCACACAGTGCTCTCGGTAATCTACTCCATAGACGAATTCAGGACAGGCTGTACGGGGCGAACAGACCCCTCTGCAGGTGGTGCTGATGGAGGGAGCTGAAAACACAGGACCCCAGACCAGTGGAGCTGCAGGAAACTCTGCCAAAGGGGAAGAACCTCAAGATGTGCACTACGCCACTATCAACTACTCCCAACTGAAGAAGACTCCtgaggaggcagagaagaagaccaCTACCTCAGAGTCAGAGTACGCCAAAATCAAACGAGAGAATAAGAAAGAATGGTatgaaggtggaggagaggggagtggagtgatGTACGAGGAGGAGAACGAGAATGGTAAGCCAGCAGCAGAGACATATGAGAATACAGAGCTTTACTCCAACGTCAAGGCTATTATGGGTGGTGAGTGACACAGCAATTTTCACTAGAAACATGGGGGATAGCATGCAGTATTATATAGCCATGTGTTCCTATATCATTTTCTGAATCCAGATTGAATGTTTTATGTTGATACTGGGACTTTTGCTCAACTGAAACTACTGTAGTTTTGGTGTTGTTTCCTCATGTGCTGAATCAAGTTTGAATGTTTCATGATAATACAGAGATGTTGTTTAATAACTGAAACTACTGTAGTTAATAGTTTtggtaaattatttattttacagccctgtgtcagatggtactgtatgtatctgGTGGTTGTACATTTTCAATAAGAATATTTTCTAGTTGTACATAGAAGCAAGTTTTGTTCAAGTTTTTATAAAGTTTTTCAAGGAAGAGTCATTTTACTTTTGTAATGACAGTGTTTTGTCACCAAGGGGAAGGACTGACACATACGTGGCTGGGAAAAGTAGAGGTCAAGCCATTTCttttttcttctcctctttcctttcatTTTGCATTTTGATTTGACAAGTGGGTGGGGATATTAGGTAGTATGTGTGGATGTAATCAATATATTTCTGTAAATAGAATACTGATACACGGTTGAAAATGTTGGTAAAATGTCATTCAGAATTCTCATTTTGGGCTAGCCAGAGAGCTCAAATTAAAGAATCAAGAAAAAAAGTACATTATGTTGTTGTTTTCTTTTGACAgcttggttgtttagcaacaaaacagaTGTGAGCACAACTATGTGGTAAAACAGctgggttggcttagattgttgacaacatgtcacatatttcgtctccaatgtttgaaaatataaatacatttgcacaatgagcacttgttgtctctcaaatacattgttacagttgtttgGTTAGCTAGGTAGCATTTTTTTGTGTGCCATATTAGCAAATAACACCCCCCAGAAATATGACATTTCAATAACAACATAAAACTAGCTGAAACAAGCCACCTACTATTCGCCAGATGGCAGCTTTGTGTCATTGTTGCTAgatatctggccatccagaatcaccaCAACATGTGgtcttctgccccattgaagcatGTCTATCGTTTTCATGACATTGTCAGCTAACCCATTTATGAGAATATTTTTCTATTCATAAGTGTGCATTATTGCAGTATTGTTTTATATTGAGGCACTACCTCaatctttttttatattttcatttgtttgttCTCTGAAATCTGTTAAAAGAATGTATAAATGGTACATTTTTCAACTTACCATCTCCACAAATTTCATTCAATAGTAATTATAAGCTACCAATTGAATAAATC harbors:
- the LOC139366189 gene encoding sialic acid-binding Ig-like lectin 5, giving the protein MWVLIWAALLLSLTERTTCQKKALAAAYNITFSPAEITPQTGLCAVIPCSFTHPDDFLASIAMWLKCPDAQCSIKVETDSIFHSINSSIAQEGYRRRVALLETDLTKKNCSMIINDITKTDDGDYKLRLSGTLNSRNISQFTYQKKLKMAVKALTQKPSVLTPPLTEGEPATLTCTAPGICSGTPPNITWTWRGTGDNITELRDNTTTQRREDLTRVTRTHFSTLTFTPSAEHHTTKVTCQVTFKGNITTEETVTLNVTHVKEPKISGSNTVREGDTLNLSCFVDSYPPPPSITWSKNGTTALEENNSGLASLTISNMTREHTGEYVCKAQQLNKTTLTASIVVTVMYHPVILNASGCVIQAKVMTCVCVSQGVPLPLIGWLNTEEYSLTKSVLRSSVNTTIRMHVGHHTNTTVECVSTNEVGRVREKLQVTQKESQGKRGEKVSKDILAILLNPPPIAAFVIGAAFSSTTCCIILCLTGKCKRCKERIPKDSDSKSPFTNLEMVACEDQQTNSGQAVRGEQTPLQVVLMEGAENTGPQTSGAAGNSAKGEEPQDVHYATINYSQLKKTPEEAEKKTTTSESEYAKIKRENKKEWYEGGGEGSGVMYEEENENGKPAAETYENTELYSNVKAIMGGE